A region of Clostridium acetobutylicum ATCC 824 DNA encodes the following proteins:
- the spoIIGA gene encoding sigma-E processing peptidase SpoIIGA → MVIYLDVLIFENSIVNTFLLYITAQTLRIKVKMRYLILAGIFGGLYVIVLVIPTLKIFSSLIFKIIAAFLMIIICFRKKSLRFNIKALAVLIMYSMVTAGLCFFIELNNTRGSYFNAFIGNVSYKWILIAIMIIYMFVNRIIWFINDRKLTQSLIYEIEICFKDNSKFINAFLDTGNELREPITNLPVIVVEKDMVSGIKWDDCPKFYVPFRLFNGKAGNLEAFKPSYVKIYIGDKVEVRNAIIALIDNKLSSLNDYNALLSRGSI, encoded by the coding sequence ATGGTTATTTATTTGGATGTTTTAATTTTTGAAAATTCAATAGTAAATACTTTTCTATTGTACATAACAGCTCAAACTTTAAGAATAAAGGTTAAAATGAGATATTTAATCCTTGCTGGAATATTTGGAGGGCTTTACGTAATAGTTTTAGTTATTCCTACACTTAAGATATTTTCATCTTTGATATTTAAAATAATAGCTGCTTTTCTAATGATAATTATATGCTTTAGGAAAAAAAGTTTAAGATTTAATATAAAAGCGCTGGCTGTACTTATTATGTATTCTATGGTTACAGCTGGTTTATGTTTCTTTATTGAATTAAATAATACAAGAGGAAGCTATTTTAACGCCTTCATTGGTAATGTATCTTACAAGTGGATTTTAATAGCTATTATGATTATATATATGTTTGTAAATAGAATTATATGGTTCATAAACGATAGAAAATTAACACAAAGTCTAATTTATGAAATAGAAATATGTTTTAAGGATAATAGCAAATTTATAAATGCCTTTTTGGATACGGGCAATGAGCTTAGAGAGCCTATTACAAACTTACCTGTTATTGTTGTTGAAAAAGACATGGTAAGCGGTATAAAGTGGGATGATTGTCCAAAGTTTTATGTTCCATTTAGATTATTTAATGGAAAGGCAGGTAACCTTGAAGCTTTTAAACCTTCTTATGTAAAAATATACATAGGTGATAAAGTGGAAGTAAGAAATGCAATTATAGCTTTAATAGACAATAAATTAAGCAGCTTAAATGATTATAATGCACTCTTATCTAGAGGAAGTATTTAA